The genomic window tattatgtgtgtggcacctttaccatactgcgaacctccggttctcattccatactatgttgttgtttttcagatgcaggtcgggagCCATCTCGTTAGTCGTCTGGACTCTTAAAGCGGAGGGGTTACTGGATAGTGTTGTTGTATAGTTTTGctgtacagtgatgtatatatatgtacttagctttctctctgcataacttgtcctttttgatcctcttagaggtttatggagaggcaggattgtgtgtATGTACTTTttggttttggatatgtatgtatatatgtgtaaatattctccggccagtcttgacttcgcaggctgagttaggagcttgttattttgtatctttgacactctattcctacttctgttatcttatgtttgacagttacagttttcttagcacgcaagttaactcgttccttgagcgttgcgcttttatctcgcgatttttatttcccctatccttcaaggctcctagcatattataactcttctgctattatatgtacttattttattttagaggtcgtaataccacatcacctctgttttatgacttaagcgtaaatctttgtgtggtagggtgttacatattgTCTATCCGTTGTTTGTGAGAACCACCATGATGTTGCCTTGTtcttttttttacatatttttattatattaaaccaaccgattcaatttccttttttgttatttttttgtgTGTACTGAATAAATAGAAATAAAGATAAACAGCTTGATTAAACGCTAAATATAAATGGATAAATTTAGATATTAACAAACTAGTATTTTTGTTattatgaaaatataaaaaagcCTATAAAGCAATTTTTCACCTATATTCAATTACCTAATGTTACactaacaaaatgaaacaaaccaattcaaaatCCTCTTTGCCAAGAAGCAATTCGCTTTAGCTTTCTCAATTTTCTGCATTTATTTATTGACAATCACTTAACTATGCATTTCAAACACATAATTTTTTGACAAAAATTCTAGTTGTCTAGAGTAAATTCATAAAAGATTTGTTACAAATATATAAAAAAACCTAAGTACTTACAGCTTTAAACCGCAATAAAATCAAATTGGAATAAAATCAGGAATCAATCTAACTTTTTATTATTAGTGAAACAATTCAGANNNNNNNNNNNNNNNNNNNNNNNNNNNNNNNNNNNNNNNNNNNNNNNNNNNNNNNNNNNNNNNNNNNNNNNNNNNNNNNNNNNNNNNNNNNNNNNNNNNNNNNNNNNNNNNNNNNNNNNTTTCAGTGAAAAACTCAGTTCAAAATATAACCCTCTAAACACAGAATTTTTTGCTATTTAGTAACCATGTTGGAATTGGttctcaaaatcaaatttcccttCTATAAAAATAAAACGGTTGGAAAACTTGCTGGTGCTGGTGCTGAAGCACTATAATTTTCAAATATCCCTGCGGTtttcaaataatagaaaagaaaatcACAATCATTTGTCTTGTATTTCCAATCTTAACGAAGAAAAAATTGAATGTAACTGTAAACAAAACTAACCACATAAAAGAAGGTTTTCTGGTGGTGGTCTCTCCTTAGCAGGGTCAGGATCAGCATCAAAAACTCTAATGTATAGTTCTTGGCCTAAGTaccatcttttcaaaatttgtgacCTCAAGTTCCACATTCCGGGATTGTCGAGGAAGGCGTAAACCGCCGTCCATCCTCCGGGGTAAACTTGGACGGTGGACTTAACGACCGGATCAACAAGGTTGTAAGTATCACGTGAGGCCGGGGTCCAGTCTCCATCTCCAAACCTATTGGTAATCATTAAAAAAGAATTTAATCTAGATAGATTCTGTTttgaatcctaaatcctaaattctaaatttcGAGAGACGCACTTAACTTACCCCACAAGAAAGAAACCAAAACCATCCAAATGCCAAGTATCCATGACATTCATCTTATTTTTGAAGACAAATTCTGCCCATCCTTTGTGTTTACCAGAAACAACTGAAATTCCATATGAAGCATTAGCATTGACAGAGTCATGAGGAAACGCATCGAGTTGATATACGCCGCTGCCGTTTACAAAGTGGTCGGCGAGTTTCAACGGCGTGCCAATGGTGTAATAAGAGACATTATTGACGGCATAGCGCGGTAGGCCGCTTATTTCTTCCAGGGAACCTAGAAGAATGAAGGTGTGTGACAGAGTCACATTGCTAACATTGAAGGTTCCTTGTGGATTAGGCCTTGCCGCTCCCGCGGTCAAATTCCACCTGCTCAAGTTATCCTTGAATAGTTAGTTGGTCGAAACTTATGTATTTGTCTTCATGTGGAGTTGATAGTTAAAAATCATTAGATGACAGTTTAATCAAATCTGTCAAATCATCTAAAGGTTCTCGATTATCAATTTCATACAAAGACAACTGTACGTGAGTCTTCACCTAGTTAGTTACACAAAAAGCAATACGTTCTGATATGTAAACAAATTCGCAGATGAATTGTGGATTAGTACGCACACGAAAAATGAAACAAGTCTTCGAATTTAGAGCAAGGTTGAAAGTCACCTTTTTTTTAGTATAATTACCTAATGGATTTGGCTTGATTTCGTGAAAATTCAACATCAAAAGGGTCTGGTCCAGTTGGCAGAGGTCCAGTAACACCTTTGGTAGAATTTGAGTAGTGAAGCACTCCTACACCTACAAGGTTGCTAGAATCATTTGTGTTGGTTAATTTTGGACTGGCGACGATATAATAATCAGCTTCGCTTTGATTCGTCGTCACAATAACAGAGTAGGACTGGCCAATATGCACATCAAGAGAATCCAATGGGATTTGGTTGGTATAAGAGCCTTCTGTCTCAACTAGTAGCATTTCATGATTCTGAATTCTGAGATTCAAGCTCAATGCATTCCCCACATTTGATATTCTAAACCTGTAGCTCTTACCTGCAATGTAGCCAGGGAGGTAAAAAATTATGTGAAATGCTCCGGCTTGAATCAAATCGAACCGGGAGATGTACAATTACAACTTACAAACCTTGTGTGACAGTGAAGGACTCAAAGGACTTTGACAAGTTGTTTCCATAAGGACCTTTTCCATTCATCAGAATGAATTTAGGAACTGCATAACTATTTACATCCTTATTTCGCATCATCGACTTACTTATCTGTCCAAACCATAAAACAAATGCCATTTACTCCTTCTGTCTCAAAATATTTGTAACGAGTAAAAGATAGTTATTTTTACTGATGTGGCATTACGTAATTAGATGCacatgtaaaattattttacactgacagtacatcaaaattaaattatatattcacTGAATTGTTGAGTGTTTCGCAAGAAACATAAATTCAAGGCTAATAGTTCATGGTTATGACCTTGTAGTCTTCAGTAGACCAATCCCCCATAAGAAGATCAAATTCGGCTTCCGGTTTGGGGAAAGGCACGGCAATGACATCGCGATTGTTGACTCGAATCGCTCCGAAACCCGCGGCGGCCTTTTGGAATTGAATAGAAGGGTAGTAGAAGAAGGTACCTATTTGATCTTTGGTTTGAAAGACATAAGTCCAATTATGATGAGGTAGAATGGGGCAATTTGTTCCAGAAACTCCATCTTGCCAAGAGTTAAGCCTTTGTTGTATACCATGCCTACACCATTATCAAAACAACAATATCACATTATCATTATACATCTTCTATTGTCAATTGACAAGAATACCCTTACTCAATTCAGAATATTTGTACCAAGTGAAGAATAGTGGTTCATCCAAATTGTTGAAGACATTGACATTGACAACATCATTGGTTGTGACATTAATAAGGGGACCAGGGAACATTTCATTGATAGCAATAACCTGTTGAacagaataataaataaacattAAGAACATAGTTAAGATGCAGAATCATTCATCACAAGCTACAAAAGACTTTTGAGAAGTTGTTGATCATACACTTTGATTCACATTCAAAGGTGAAACATTTGTATCAAGAGAAACATGCCATTCATGGTAAACTTCAATGGCACTACACCTTGTAACAAATTCTAGAACTAGAAATGTAGTATAGGTGAAGAGCATGAACACCCTACAATAATAGCCATTGattctcattttttttgtttcttagatCATAACAAGTGATATAGCCTTCCCAGAAAGGAAATAGAAATAGGCTATAAAACCAACAATTTTATATCACAAGATACAAGTGTCCTAGGTTGGTGAAAATTTCTAGgtatgtttttatttaaaaatgttagttgtacactaaaatcagtcaccaaaaTCGGCCACTATCTATttaatatttgtgtataaatatatgtttgtttaacttatttttaatatgtattttatattttatattaataactcattttagtgactgattttagtgtacatgtaACATGGTAGTCTTTTATTATTGCATGTCTTCACCTTTCCGTATTCATGTGAAAGAAAGGGCGTGACTTCGAATGAATTAAAAATAGACTAGAAGacttaaattgatttttaaatcaaaGGTTATATATAGTTTTTTTTGGTTGACTAGATTATATATAGTTTGGAACAAATTAAGAAAATTGATATAATATTAGGTATAGTAAAATAATTCATTTATTTTTAGAGTTAAACACAAAGTGGCCTTTAAAATTGACTACTTGTATCAAAAAGATTTTCAATATTCCAATTGCATCATAAGAATctgcaaaattaaaaaaattgcatCAATTAGTTTTCACTCTCTTTCTATTGAGTTACTCGTCATAAACTGAGTCACTTAGCACATATTTTTTTACATTAGACTAAATAAAATACGGAAAAGTTCTGCATACaagccattagggcttgtatgctttacaagctCATTAAACAATAAAACGAAAATACGCGTTGCTCCACATACGTtgattacacgcgctatataagattccgcgtatatctaactaccaaatttaaaatatttgtttccttcttcgttttcgttattttgagatttggttgttcttcttctcgcgcgtcttccctcgttcttctccatcgttcttttcctctccctttctcactggtatgttcttcgtttacgttacttttttctctctcttcaactcgagcttcgttttctattttgatttgttgttttctgaaatcaaagtttgaactcgttttgaagataatggcaTTCCACCTCAGATTCTCAGTTGAATccaggcgaagtggattatgaatttgaatctaacgaagttcctgaggtttgatttacataatcaattttctttcagtaatttgtatagcattgtgtggttgaaaaattgctgaacattgactgtgaaactaacacgttaacatgaatctgtcgattcaatgtattagttgtgattaattacctggaatttatagcagacgctcgggtgtagatcaggtctttttttgggtgtatttttgctagaagtgtgggtgtatCTACACTACTGgctttgttattttaattgagttgttgttgttcaggtgtattatatcagacatgattgggtgtgtttttagtttttgacatggtgtattctgcagcctgtgtatttacagtttatggctttaaaGGTTATTGTGTAGTTAAGTTGTTGCGGTTCGGCTGTATCATATTAggcatgattgggtgtatttgaatcatatctatgggtgtattcacAGTTTCTGACACGGTGTATTGTGCAGCCTCTCTCGGTTGTTGATGACGAGcttgttccgaaggttggaatgacctttaccacccttgaagatgctaccaagcaaaacataccaatcatttgttgcggctgccgggggtcatcgcgagttaaattttatcgaaaaggacGTGAAGAATTACATTACgagggaagtgcggaatgtttccgaacaagaagatgcaaagaaattcgggaaatatttgttaagaatgaaagagaagaatccgaatttcttttttgagctccaactcgaaaaggatcaatcgattaagctcgCTTTTTGGGCCAATGCAAGAAGCAGAGccgcctttgagtatttcggagacgtcatttcattcgacaccacctacaatacaaacaggtaacaaactgcccctgtttatgatgctaaattattttatttttacgaaTCCGcatcagaggtgtatattggctgtttCATTGGGTGTATGCAAAGCATTTGTTAAGGTGTAACTAATGATTTTGCATTCTGGACCATGGTAATttatttcaggtataatttggtctgtggttcttttgtcggggtgaatcaccacggtcagtcaacacttctcggatgctctttgatgaagaacgaagaaattgaatcattcaaatggttatttcaatgctggtttcgttgcatgggagaagtggctttcaggtaatgtctttttaaaatctgcagcagaggtgtatattgcaTGTTCCCTCGGGTGTATTtacagtctgtgtttgggtgtattatgcagatctgtacgaagaccgtcacatatgggttcctatctatctggatcaccacttctgggcagggatgagaagcacacaaaggagcgagagcatgcattccttttttaacaagtatatcacccggaacagctcgcttattcagttcatcaaacaatacgataattgcctcggaagcaaggagcaagcagagagagaatcagatgctgcagattttcatacggtcatatcgtgtgcaaccaaatcctccattgaagctcagtttcaagatgcgtACACTCACGCAAAGTTTAGGaaagtccaagcacaattcagaggaaaggcgaattgcatcaccagattaaagaattccgctctaggctattcagtatacgaagtcggagaacaagtttccagctcaatattcaacaagttcgtggttacttacgactcagttgcagccgaggtaaaatgcgaatgcttattattcgagtcgagaaggatactgtgccgtcacgcactaagcgtgttaagcttcgaacaagcaagccaagtgtcacctagatacatactggaacgatggagcaagaaggtaaagaggcgacacacacacatcaagagcagccacgacgagccactaatggagccaagaagcaagaggtttgaccaattggtttttcgttcgcaaaatatttgcgaatttgcctctgaatcggaggagctgactgcaattctgcaccgtgcgtacgataacgtcatggccgagatggaagcattaaaagccaaaaggaaggggacatcttctttatcccacgaagacgccaacttggaatccgttaacgagcttcaaagcccgccaaggattcgaacaagaggacgtccaaaaaacagGCTAGGTTCAAAGCTGGAGAAACAGATCACAAAtggcacaaagaagaagaagacgaaagttttaagcgaggtaaaagtaatgttctttaaatttgtggcgattgggtttatttttctcgttaatagGTTAGCTAATGTGTGATGTTTTCCGGCTCAATTAACTCCATCCACTTCATAACATAGATAgcgcagtcatagctgaaaacgaagaaaataaattacgaATCTCATTTAcgaaagtttaatgttcagaCTCACAAATTTATACCTTATTTTTTGGCCTGATATTTTAACATATGATGATTTAATTTTCTTCTCGTTCTCCCCTTTCTGCAGAGGTTCCCCGCCGGCATATGTTATCAATCTTGAAAATACATATTCCTTAAATagcaaaacaaatcagtaatacacccgaataaatgcacaagatacacccaactgaatggacaatatacacccaacacaactaacgaaatagacctaaatattaaagtaaagaagacagaggcaacttacagtgaatttattaatgtcctttctctcatcgcttggagcttttttgtgtagcgggtcaagtatatGACATTTCCGCTTTCTTGTATTTATTAGCCATAACCACCAATGCCCCGAGTGGCAAACAGGAgcaaaaatctgaaggattgccacatttcaacagtgtgttattttatttggcatataagtaaataagcgtactaacaaatttagcaaacaaaaacttacatatggatgcgaagttaattttttttctatctatGAAGGGAATGAAACTCGGGTAGGCTTCCACCCTGAATTCCTTTTTCGTTTTCGGTGATA from Arachis ipaensis cultivar K30076 chromosome B09, Araip1.1, whole genome shotgun sequence includes these protein-coding regions:
- the LOC107616022 gene encoding monocopper oxidase-like protein SKU5 produces the protein MFLMFIYYSVQQVIAINEMFPGPLINVTTNDVVNVNVFNNLDEPLFFTWHGIQQRLNSWQDGVSGTNCPILPHHNWTYVFQTKDQIGTFFYYPSIQFQKAAAGFGAIRVNNRDVIAVPFPKPEAEFDLLMGDWSTEDYKISKSMMRNKDVNSYAVPKFILMNGKGPYGNNLSKSFESFTVTQGKSYRFRISNVGNALSLNLRIQNHEMLLVETEGSYTNQIPLDSLDVHIGQSYSVIVTTNQSEADYYIVASPKLTNTNDSSNLVGVGVLHYSNSTKGVTGPLPTGPDPFDVEFSRNQAKSIRFKDNLSRWNLTAGAARPNPQGTFNVSNVTLSHTFILLGSLEEISGLPRYAVNNVSYYTIGTPLKLADHFVNGSGVYQLDAFPHDSVNANASYGISVVSGKHKGWAEFVFKNKMNVMDTWHLDGFGFFLVGFGDGDWTPASRDTYNLVDPVVKSTVQVYPGGWTAVYAFLDNPGMWNLRSQILKRWYLGQELYIRVFDADPDPAKERPPPENLLLCG